One window of the Oceanicaulis sp. genome contains the following:
- the rpoZ gene encoding DNA-directed RNA polymerase subunit omega: MARVTVEDCIEKVDNRFQLVLLAAHRARNISAGASLLLDRDNDKNPVVALREIAEDKLDLDALGESLVSGLQRVIPSDEDEDRDGRGEQKAEERPALPQPEMDEAAMLKALQSDRDGPADGRL; this comes from the coding sequence ATGGCCCGCGTCACTGTCGAAGACTGCATCGAGAAGGTCGACAACCGCTTCCAGCTGGTTCTGCTGGCGGCCCATCGCGCGCGGAACATTTCCGCCGGCGCGTCCCTGCTTCTTGATCGCGACAACGACAAGAACCCGGTCGTGGCGCTGCGCGAGATCGCCGAGGACAAGCTCGATCTGGACGCCCTCGGCGAAAGCCTGGTCTCCGGCCTTCAGCGCGTCATCCCCTCCGACGAGGACGAGGATCGCGACGGCCGCGGCGAGCAGAAGGCCGAGGAGCGCCCCGCGCTGCCGCAGCCGGAAATGGACGAAGCCGCCATGCTCAAGGCGCTTCAGTCCGACCGCGACGGGCCGGCCGACGGCCGCCTCTAA
- the folK gene encoding 2-amino-4-hydroxy-6-hydroxymethyldihydropteridine diphosphokinase has product MPFSRNAASNHAQGRIYIALGANQAYRGAGPLENLNHAMGFLGAAGVSAIACSRPWRTPAWPDPTDPPFVNACAEVQTDLGPEALMALLHETESRFGRVRGRRNAPRTLDLDLIDYRGLVQTPAGEGGLALPHPRAASRVFVLLPLRDIAPNWRDPASGASLQKLIAATPQADRGACRPAGGVFCAAPQHLKRPRA; this is encoded by the coding sequence ATGCCTTTCAGTCGAAACGCGGCTTCAAATCACGCTCAGGGACGCATTTACATCGCGCTCGGAGCGAACCAAGCATACCGGGGGGCGGGGCCCCTTGAAAACCTTAATCATGCAATGGGTTTCCTTGGCGCTGCAGGCGTTTCCGCGATCGCCTGCTCACGGCCCTGGCGCACCCCGGCCTGGCCCGATCCGACCGATCCGCCGTTCGTGAACGCCTGCGCGGAAGTGCAGACCGATCTCGGCCCCGAGGCGCTGATGGCGCTGCTGCATGAGACGGAGTCCCGCTTCGGCCGTGTGCGCGGCCGGCGCAACGCGCCGCGGACGCTCGATCTCGACCTGATCGACTATCGCGGCCTTGTGCAGACGCCGGCGGGCGAGGGCGGTCTGGCTTTGCCCCATCCGCGTGCGGCGAGCCGGGTCTTCGTGCTTTTGCCCCTTCGAGACATTGCGCCGAACTGGCGCGATCCGGCGAGCGGTGCTAGCCTGCAAAAGCTGATCGCGGCGACGCCGCAGGCCGACCGGGGCGCATGCCGCCCGGCGGGCGGTGTTTTTTGCGCTGCGCCGCAGCACTTGAAGCGGCCGCGCGCCTAG
- a CDS encoding NYN domain-containing protein, translating into MTFYPAERLGLFIDGANLYSAAKALDFDIDYKKLLEEFRKRGRLVRANYYTALIESEEYTPIRPLIDWLDYNGFKVVTKAAKEYSDDTGRRRIKGDMDVELAVDVLEAASYLDHIVLFSGDGDFRKVVEAVQRKGARVSVVSTLKSSPPMASDDLRRQADAFIELAELGKLVGRERRQRDYDDDED; encoded by the coding sequence ATGACCTTCTACCCCGCCGAGCGCCTCGGCCTGTTCATCGACGGCGCAAACCTCTACTCCGCCGCCAAGGCGCTCGATTTCGACATCGACTACAAAAAGCTGCTCGAGGAATTCCGCAAGCGCGGCCGGCTCGTGCGGGCGAACTACTACACCGCGCTGATCGAAAGCGAGGAATACACGCCGATCCGGCCGCTGATCGACTGGCTGGACTATAACGGTTTCAAGGTCGTCACCAAGGCGGCCAAGGAGTATTCCGACGACACCGGCCGGCGCCGCATCAAGGGCGACATGGACGTCGAGCTGGCCGTCGACGTGCTCGAGGCGGCCTCCTATCTCGACCATATCGTGCTGTTCTCCGGCGACGGCGATTTCCGCAAGGTCGTCGAGGCGGTCCAGCGCAAGGGCGCGCGGGTCTCCGTCGTCTCCACGCTGAAATCCTCGCCGCCCATGGCCAGCGACGATCTGCGCCGTCAGGCGGACGCGTTCATCGAACTCGCCGAGCTTGGCAAGCTGGTCGGGCGCGAGCGCCGGCAGCGCGATTACGACGACGATGAAGACTGA
- a CDS encoding uracil-DNA glycosylase: protein MKTEAAAVAEPPRDCPLCPRLVDFRKENRSAHPDWWNGPAPSFGSDGARLLVVGLAPGLRGANRTGRPFTGDWAGDLLYPTLAKYGFSEGRFDPDGEDDLRLVEAMITNAVRCVPPQNKPTGPECNTCRPFLTARIEQLPRLEVVIALGGVAHQNTLRALGYRQSTFKFAHGAAHEIDGPNGPLTLLNSYHCSRYNTNTGRLTEAMFHDVFARARSLLDAA, encoded by the coding sequence ATGAAGACTGAGGCTGCGGCAGTCGCCGAACCGCCGCGCGACTGCCCGCTCTGCCCGCGCCTGGTGGACTTCCGCAAGGAGAACCGCAGCGCGCATCCGGACTGGTGGAACGGTCCGGCCCCGAGCTTCGGGTCCGACGGCGCGCGCCTGCTCGTCGTCGGGCTCGCGCCGGGCTTGCGCGGGGCGAACCGCACCGGCCGGCCCTTCACCGGGGACTGGGCGGGCGATCTTCTTTACCCCACGCTTGCGAAGTACGGCTTCTCCGAAGGCCGGTTCGATCCGGACGGCGAGGACGATCTGCGCCTTGTCGAGGCGATGATCACCAACGCGGTCCGGTGCGTACCGCCGCAGAACAAGCCGACGGGCCCCGAGTGCAACACCTGCCGGCCCTTCCTGACCGCTCGGATCGAACAGCTGCCCCGGCTCGAGGTGGTGATCGCGCTGGGCGGGGTCGCCCATCAGAACACCCTGAGAGCGCTCGGCTACAGGCAGAGCACTTTCAAATTCGCCCACGGCGCGGCGCATGAGATCGACGGCCCGAACGGCCCGCTCACGCTTCTGAACAGCTACCACTGCTCACGCTACAACACGAACACCGGCCGGCTGACCGAGGCGATGTTCCATGACGTGTTCGCGCGCGCCCGCAGCCTGCTGGACGCGGCCTAA